A stretch of the Thermococcus sp. genome encodes the following:
- the rd gene encoding rubredoxin, whose protein sequence is MAKWKCIVCGYIYDEDEGDPDTGIEPGTKFEDLPEDWVCPLCGAPKDMFEKIE, encoded by the coding sequence ATGGCCAAATGGAAGTGTATAGTATGCGGATACATCTACGATGAGGATGAGGGCGACCCCGACACGGGGATCGAGCCCGGAACCAAGTTCGAGGATCTTCCCGAGGACTGGGTCTGCCCGCTCTGCGGCGCTCCCAAGGACATGTTTGAAAAGATAGAGTGA
- a CDS encoding NAD(P)/FAD-dependent oxidoreductase — protein MRVVIVGNGPGGLELAKNLSKEFNVTIVEKEKPPHYSRPMLSHYIAGFIPEERLFPYSPEWYAEKGINLLLGAEAKLIDRFRRVLVTDGGEIPYDVLVMATGARAREPRVPGKDHILTLRTLDDARLIKERLEEEGEITVLGGGFIALELAGNLAKAGHTVRVVHRGETLLGLDGELSDRIREELERTGVEFHLKSKVISADEDGINTETGYIPGKLKVCAFGIVPNRELALKSGIHAGRGILVDDHLRTSARDVYAIGDCAELGGVVGGTARTAVEQAKVLARILRGEEASYVPFRSAFFKFADFSVAIIGRTKGRGEWLNENTKVFYDGEKATGAVVLGDLREAMRLEKIIREGLPID, from the coding sequence GTGAGGGTCGTTATAGTCGGCAACGGGCCGGGTGGTCTTGAGCTCGCCAAGAACCTGAGCAAAGAGTTTAACGTGACCATAGTCGAGAAGGAGAAGCCACCCCACTACTCCAGGCCAATGCTTAGCCACTACATAGCGGGCTTCATCCCCGAGGAGAGGCTCTTTCCGTATTCCCCCGAGTGGTATGCGGAGAAAGGGATAAACCTGCTCCTCGGGGCGGAGGCAAAGCTGATCGACAGGTTCAGGAGGGTTCTGGTGACGGACGGGGGCGAGATACCCTACGACGTCCTCGTCATGGCGACCGGAGCGAGGGCCAGAGAGCCGCGAGTTCCCGGAAAGGATCACATCCTAACGCTCAGAACCCTTGACGATGCAAGGCTGATAAAGGAGCGCCTTGAGGAGGAGGGCGAGATAACGGTTCTCGGCGGGGGCTTCATAGCCCTTGAACTCGCCGGAAACCTCGCCAAGGCCGGCCACACCGTGAGGGTGGTTCACAGGGGGGAGACCCTGCTCGGTCTGGACGGCGAACTTAGTGACCGCATCAGGGAGGAGCTTGAGAGGACTGGAGTTGAGTTCCACCTGAAGTCAAAAGTCATAAGCGCCGACGAAGACGGTATAAACACCGAAACGGGCTACATCCCCGGGAAGCTGAAGGTCTGTGCCTTCGGGATAGTGCCGAACAGGGAGCTCGCCCTGAAGAGCGGCATCCACGCCGGCAGGGGGATACTGGTCGATGACCACCTCAGGACATCAGCCAGGGACGTCTACGCCATAGGGGACTGCGCGGAGCTTGGGGGCGTCGTTGGGGGGACGGCCAGAACAGCGGTGGAGCAGGCGAAGGTTCTCGCGAGAATACTAAGGGGGGAGGAGGCCAGCTACGTTCCGTTCAGGTCGGCGTTCTTCAAGTTCGCCGACTTTAGCGTAGCCATCATCGGAAGGACGAAAGGGAGGGGAGAGTGGCTCAATGAGAACACCAAGGTCTTCTACGATGGGGAGAAAGCCACCGGCGCCGTCGTCCTCGGTGACCTCAGGGAAGCCATGAGGCTCGAAAAAATTATCAGAGAAGGACTACCTATTGACTGA
- a CDS encoding rubrerythrin family protein, with product MAVKRKMTRKFLEDAFAGESMAHMRYLIFAEQAEKEGFPNIAKLFRAIAHAEFVHAKNHFIALEHLGKTPENLQAGIDGETYEVEEMYPVFKNAAEFQGEKDAVRTTHYALEAEKIHAELYAKAKELAESGKDIEIKKIYICPVCGYTAVDEAPEYCPVCGAPRDKFVVFE from the coding sequence ATGGCGGTGAAAAGGAAAATGACCCGGAAGTTTCTGGAGGATGCCTTTGCCGGCGAAAGCATGGCGCACATGAGGTACCTGATTTTTGCCGAGCAGGCCGAGAAGGAAGGATTCCCCAACATAGCCAAGCTCTTCAGAGCCATAGCCCACGCTGAATTTGTCCATGCCAAGAACCACTTCATAGCCCTTGAGCACCTGGGCAAGACCCCAGAGAACCTGCAGGCGGGTATAGACGGCGAGACCTACGAGGTCGAGGAGATGTACCCGGTCTTTAAGAACGCCGCCGAGTTCCAGGGTGAGAAGGACGCGGTGAGAACGACCCACTACGCCCTTGAGGCAGAAAAGATACACGCCGAACTTTACGCCAAGGCGAAGGAGCTCGCCGAAAGCGGAAAGGACATCGAGATAAAGAAGATATACATCTGCCCGGTGTGCGGCTACACCGCCGTGGACGAGGCCCCCGAGTACTGTCCGGTCTGCGGTGCCCCGAGGGACAAGTTCGTGGTCTTTGAGTGA